In Pseudomonas poae, a single genomic region encodes these proteins:
- a CDS encoding phage tail protein: MFTNRVRQAIAATLQGLPLSATVEEFTPPKIEFEMEAMSGGRFIAEEMAKSGKVLGAKLILQGAGPQIMLALGVRLGDDILLNVREAGQDQDGKTYFTYHTVGGKLKTLEEAKLKMGEKATTTLELACRTYSRLENGVTVIDIDVRTQKFVLNGVDILGDARRAVLMP, encoded by the coding sequence ATGTTTACCAACCGAGTCAGACAGGCCATTGCGGCCACCCTGCAAGGCCTGCCGTTGTCCGCGACGGTGGAGGAGTTCACCCCGCCGAAGATCGAGTTCGAGATGGAAGCCATGTCCGGCGGGCGGTTCATTGCCGAGGAAATGGCCAAAAGTGGCAAAGTGCTGGGCGCCAAGCTGATCCTGCAAGGTGCCGGGCCGCAGATCATGCTGGCCCTGGGGGTACGCCTGGGCGATGACATCCTGCTGAACGTGCGCGAGGCGGGCCAGGATCAGGACGGCAAGACCTACTTCACTTACCACACCGTCGGCGGCAAGCTCAAAACCCTGGAGGAAGCCAAGCTGAAAATGGGTGAGAAGGCCACCACGACGTTGGAGCTCGCCTGCCGGACTTACAGCCGTCTGGAAAACGGCGTCACGGTGATCGACATCGACGTGCGCACCCAGAAGTTTGTGCTCAATGGCGTCGACATCCTCGGCGATGCGCGTCGCGCAGTGCTGATGCCTTGA
- a CDS encoding phage tail protein produces the protein MAEVLNFEHNGITVNATESPEAMGGLGDNVIGLVGTAPNAHASIPKNAPFRINSFTTQALLDPTGAETGTLFHAVYQILKVVKVPVYVVIVDEGATPADTLNNVIGGDEPITGRKLGLAALASVPEDLTIIGAPGFTGTKAVAGEFAAFGKRIKARVVLDGKDASVADQVTYSGELGGADLGFDRCLLVHNMPSVYSKAAKKNVFLSPSSLAIAALAKVKQWESPGNQVTFAEDVSRVVEYNILDTSTEGDLLNRYGVSYYARTILGGFSLLGNRSITGKFISYVGLEDAISRKLVKAGQKAMAKNLTKSFMDQEVKRINDWLQTLVADETIPGGTVYLHPELNSVEKYKNGTWYIVIDYGRYAPNEHMIYQLNARDEIIEQFLEDVL, from the coding sequence ATGGCTGAGGTTTTGAACTTCGAGCACAACGGCATCACCGTCAATGCGACTGAATCCCCCGAGGCCATGGGTGGCCTGGGCGATAACGTGATCGGGCTGGTCGGCACTGCGCCGAACGCCCATGCGTCGATCCCGAAAAACGCGCCGTTTCGTATCAACAGCTTCACCACCCAGGCGCTGTTGGACCCTACCGGCGCTGAAACCGGAACGCTCTTCCACGCGGTCTACCAGATCCTCAAAGTGGTGAAGGTGCCGGTCTATGTGGTGATCGTGGACGAGGGCGCTACCCCGGCGGACACCCTCAACAACGTGATCGGTGGCGACGAGCCGATCACCGGTCGCAAACTCGGCCTGGCTGCATTGGCCAGCGTGCCGGAAGACCTGACCATCATCGGTGCCCCCGGCTTTACCGGCACCAAAGCGGTCGCCGGCGAGTTCGCCGCGTTCGGCAAGCGCATCAAGGCCCGTGTGGTGTTGGACGGTAAAGACGCCAGCGTCGCCGACCAAGTGACCTACAGCGGCGAACTGGGCGGTGCCGACCTGGGTTTCGACCGCTGCCTGCTGGTGCACAACATGCCGTCGGTGTATTCCAAGGCAGCCAAGAAGAACGTGTTCCTGTCGCCGTCGTCCCTGGCCATCGCCGCGCTGGCCAAGGTCAAGCAGTGGGAAAGCCCAGGTAACCAGGTGACGTTCGCCGAGGACGTTTCCCGCGTGGTCGAGTACAACATCCTCGACACCTCCACCGAAGGCGATCTGCTCAACCGCTACGGCGTGAGCTACTACGCGCGCACCATCCTCGGCGGTTTCTCGTTGCTGGGTAACCGTTCCATCACCGGCAAGTTCATCAGCTACGTCGGCCTGGAAGATGCCATCAGCCGCAAGCTGGTCAAGGCTGGTCAGAAAGCCATGGCCAAGAACCTCACCAAGTCCTTCATGGACCAGGAGGTCAAGCGCATCAACGACTGGCTGCAAACCCTGGTGGCCGACGAAACCATTCCCGGCGGCACCGTGTACCTGCACCCGGAGTTGAACAGTGTCGAGAAGTACAAAAACGGCACCTGGTACATCGTCATCGACTACGGCCGCTACGCGCCGAACGAACACATGATTTATCAACTCAATGCCCGCGATGAAATCATCGAGCAGTTCCTGGAGGACGTTCTCTAA
- a CDS encoding phage tail protein → MSIFYCAETGGFYLPGMQPSAMACQEITKARHAELRAENAAGKILAADEQGFPVAIDQPGLSREQMAAKERTWRDRQLLTASGVRDRHRDQLELGIPSTLVSSQFAALLTYIQILRDWPQSTDFPSQEMRPEPPDWLSEQTE, encoded by the coding sequence ATGAGCATTTTTTATTGCGCGGAAACGGGTGGTTTTTATCTGCCCGGTATGCAGCCATCTGCTATGGCATGCCAGGAAATTACAAAAGCGCGTCATGCTGAACTTCGGGCCGAAAACGCTGCCGGGAAGATCCTCGCGGCGGATGAGCAAGGCTTCCCAGTTGCTATAGATCAACCTGGACTGAGTCGTGAGCAAATGGCGGCTAAGGAGCGTACATGGCGGGACCGGCAACTGCTGACCGCGAGTGGAGTCCGAGATAGGCATCGCGATCAACTGGAACTGGGCATTCCGAGCACGTTGGTCTCATCGCAATTCGCCGCGTTGTTGACCTATATACAGATACTGCGCGATTGGCCGCAGTCCACAGATTTTCCCTCTCAGGAAATGCGCCCGGAGCCGCCTGACTGGCTTTCAGAGCAAACCGAATAA
- a CDS encoding phage tail protein I: MSEPKTSLLPANSSPLEKALDLGFGHLLERVMPPFPELMDPDRTPAAFLPYLAADRAVSEWSTTAPESEKRLTIKLAWPTARQAGTRQALENAAKGLQLSPEVRAWYEQKPPGVPYSFAVRAWTELPYSETIDARLDRRLADAKSERDILSISVGLSASGRHSLGAATLCGELTTIYPNVLAGVEAAGRTFLAAGLYSVETTTLYPQEH, from the coding sequence ATGAGTGAACCCAAGACGAGCCTGTTGCCCGCCAACAGCTCACCGCTGGAGAAGGCCCTGGACTTGGGCTTCGGCCATTTGCTGGAACGGGTCATGCCGCCGTTTCCCGAACTGATGGACCCGGACCGCACACCGGCAGCGTTCTTGCCCTACCTGGCGGCGGATCGCGCCGTCAGTGAATGGAGCACCACCGCCCCTGAGTCCGAGAAACGCCTGACCATCAAACTTGCCTGGCCCACCGCCCGCCAGGCCGGCACCCGCCAAGCCCTGGAAAACGCCGCCAAGGGTTTGCAACTGAGCCCCGAAGTGCGCGCCTGGTACGAGCAAAAGCCACCCGGTGTGCCCTACAGTTTTGCCGTACGGGCCTGGACCGAATTGCCCTACAGCGAAACCATCGATGCCCGACTCGACCGCCGCCTGGCCGACGCCAAAAGCGAGCGCGACATCCTGTCGATCTCCGTAGGACTAAGTGCCTCCGGCCGCCACAGCCTCGGCGCCGCCACGCTGTGCGGCGAACTCACCACGATCTACCCCAACGTGCTGGCCGGCGTCGAAGCCGCAGGCCGCACCTTTCTGGCGGCTGGGCTCTACAGCGTCGAGACCACCACCCTTTATCCACAGGAGCACTAA
- a CDS encoding baseplate J protein has translation MSMLIPGQNQLAEPAIIAVEEFEPLLAEFKAFVVDYVATRAPQSAAKLKVSLDNESELLTLALEAFCVRLQTHERKYNARIKQMLAWWASGSNLDARLADMGLERQVLDPGDPAAFPPVPPVLESDDDARLRYYLAPHAPAAGSRMQYRREVFTLGERPSVKVQSATPGVVTVSYTFDPDGYAARVKDGNGRRTAPGEVMVTVLSRDGDGSASADLLDGVRRHFARPDVRPETDLVTVQGAHIQRYKIRVVAKINAGPDSGLTQVAAQQLLQTYADSCHRLEGRVDPSWIDYAIHSAGAAQLQILEPLEPIISSAFQAPYCTGVEVEVRTL, from the coding sequence ATGAGCATGCTGATCCCTGGCCAGAACCAACTGGCGGAACCGGCGATTATCGCGGTCGAGGAGTTCGAGCCGTTGCTGGCAGAGTTCAAGGCGTTTGTCGTGGATTACGTCGCGACACGAGCACCGCAAAGCGCGGCAAAACTCAAGGTGAGCCTCGACAATGAAAGCGAGCTGCTGACCCTGGCCCTTGAGGCGTTTTGCGTACGCCTGCAAACCCACGAACGCAAGTACAACGCCCGCATCAAGCAGATGCTGGCGTGGTGGGCTAGCGGCAGCAACCTGGATGCACGCCTGGCGGATATGGGCCTGGAGCGGCAGGTGCTTGACCCCGGCGACCCCGCTGCATTCCCACCTGTGCCGCCCGTTCTGGAAAGCGACGACGACGCGCGCTTACGCTATTACCTGGCGCCCCATGCCCCGGCAGCGGGGTCGCGCATGCAGTATCGCCGCGAAGTGTTCACCTTGGGCGAGCGGCCGTCGGTCAAGGTACAAAGCGCTACGCCGGGCGTGGTCACCGTCAGCTACACCTTCGATCCAGACGGCTACGCGGCCCGGGTCAAGGACGGTAACGGGCGACGCACCGCCCCCGGGGAGGTGATGGTCACCGTGCTCTCACGAGACGGCGATGGCAGCGCCTCCGCCGATTTGCTTGACGGTGTGCGACGACATTTCGCACGGCCCGATGTGCGACCGGAGACTGACCTGGTCACTGTCCAGGGCGCTCATATTCAGCGCTATAAAATCCGTGTCGTGGCCAAGATCAACGCCGGCCCGGATTCCGGCCTGACCCAAGTGGCCGCGCAGCAACTTTTGCAAACCTACGCAGACTCCTGCCATCGCCTGGAAGGGCGGGTCGACCCCAGCTGGATCGACTACGCCATCCACAGCGCAGGTGCCGCGCAACTGCAAATCCTTGAACCGCTGGAACCGATCATCAGCTCGGCGTTCCAGGCGCCTTACTGCACGGGCGTCGAGGTGGAGGTGCGCACGCTATGA
- a CDS encoding phage baseplate assembly protein V → MFDALLRMQLGPIVERLAEMEAQLEDLYRRAESFCRIGVCQEVDAASNTCKVSHGDLLSPAIRFFNPSAGTQSETRIPSVGEQCLLLNYGGGEGGAQSVALFGLNSSLFLPVSSEPSLTRRRYKDGTQSDYDDASHLFNWSNGPTSVTASREQINASVGAATLVMTQDSIILQLGTTGLLLDTAGVHLSGPLVDHQGRVISSA, encoded by the coding sequence ATGTTCGATGCATTGCTACGCATGCAACTGGGACCGATTGTCGAACGCTTGGCCGAAATGGAGGCCCAGCTTGAAGACCTGTATCGGCGCGCAGAAAGCTTCTGCCGGATTGGCGTGTGCCAGGAGGTCGACGCTGCCAGCAATACCTGCAAGGTCAGTCATGGCGATTTACTCAGCCCGGCCATTCGGTTTTTTAATCCCAGCGCCGGTACGCAAAGTGAAACCCGCATTCCGTCCGTCGGGGAACAATGCCTGCTGCTCAACTACGGCGGCGGGGAAGGGGGCGCCCAGTCTGTGGCCTTGTTCGGGCTCAACAGTAGCCTGTTTCTACCAGTCTCCAGCGAGCCTTCGCTGACCCGACGCCGCTACAAAGACGGCACTCAGAGCGACTATGACGACGCCAGTCACCTGTTCAATTGGAGCAATGGGCCTACCAGCGTCACCGCTTCTCGTGAACAGATCAACGCCAGCGTAGGTGCTGCGACGTTGGTAATGACCCAGGACAGCATCATCCTGCAACTCGGCACCACAGGTTTGTTATTGGATACCGCCGGCGTGCATTTGAGCGGCCCGTTGGTGGATCACCAAGGCCGCGTGATCAGCAGCGCATAA
- a CDS encoding XRE family transcriptional regulator: MQKRNVSIVLRELLDRDRISPTELHRRTGVPQSTLSRILSGKIVDPSDKHISRIAEYFRVSTDQLRGRVALGVSREDARDPMHSELKDISLWDDDTPVNDDEVSIPFLREVELAAGSGRFVIEESEKASLRFGKRSLRHNGVQFDQAKCVTVRGNSMLPVLRDGATVGVNAGKSGIGDIVDGDLYAINHNGQLRVKQLYRLPSGIRLRSFNRDEHPDEDYSFQEIQDEQISILGHVFWWGMYAR, encoded by the coding sequence ATGCAAAAACGCAACGTTTCTATCGTCTTAAGAGAGCTGCTGGACCGCGACCGGATCTCCCCCACGGAGCTTCACCGGCGTACCGGCGTGCCTCAATCCACACTGTCCAGGATTCTCAGCGGCAAGATCGTTGACCCGTCGGACAAGCACATTTCCCGCATCGCCGAATACTTTCGCGTCAGCACCGACCAACTGCGCGGGCGCGTGGCACTGGGTGTTTCGCGAGAGGATGCTCGCGACCCGATGCATTCGGAACTCAAGGACATAAGCCTGTGGGACGACGACACCCCCGTGAATGACGACGAGGTGTCGATCCCCTTTCTGCGCGAGGTTGAATTGGCTGCTGGATCAGGAAGATTCGTCATCGAGGAAAGCGAGAAGGCCAGCCTGCGATTCGGCAAGCGCAGCCTGCGGCATAACGGTGTGCAGTTTGACCAGGCCAAGTGTGTGACCGTACGTGGCAACAGTATGCTGCCGGTACTGCGTGATGGCGCGACGGTTGGGGTGAATGCCGGCAAGAGCGGTATTGGCGATATCGTTGATGGCGACCTATACGCCATCAATCACAATGGCCAGTTGCGGGTGAAACAGCTCTATCGTCTGCCTTCCGGTATTCGCCTGCGCAGTTTCAATCGCGACGAGCACCCGGACGAAGACTACAGCTTCCAAGAGATCCAGGATGAACAGATCAGCATCCTCGGCCATGTATTCTGGTGGGGCATGTACGCCCGTTAA
- a CDS encoding LysR family transcriptional regulator: MDFNGRSGDMLVFATVAQEGSLSAAARALGLTPSAVSRIIARTEQRLGTRLLLRTTRTISFTAEGEAFLRGARRILADMAEVEDAIADQGVPRGRLRVSAALGHGRLAIVPLVAAFSARYPNIVVDLTLGDEVVDILGGQADVAIRFGHLPDSPLTARRIGATGQVVVASPEYLERHGSLQEPEDLLRHNCLRFNFRRAEPNWPFIREGREFSLKVSGNIECSSGEALAQLARVGAGIARIGRFSVNEDLQRGDLIPLLEAWNPGDEEPIHALFVGGSTMPARVRLFVDFLLEHHRM, from the coding sequence ATGGACTTCAACGGACGATCCGGTGACATGCTCGTTTTCGCCACTGTGGCGCAAGAAGGTAGCCTGTCAGCTGCGGCGCGAGCATTGGGGCTCACGCCTTCGGCGGTCAGTCGGATCATCGCGCGTACCGAACAACGCCTTGGCACCCGGCTGCTGCTGCGCACTACACGAACGATCAGCTTCACTGCCGAAGGCGAGGCTTTTCTGCGCGGCGCACGGCGTATCCTGGCCGACATGGCCGAGGTCGAAGACGCCATCGCCGACCAAGGTGTACCAAGGGGGCGATTGCGCGTAAGCGCCGCCCTTGGCCATGGGCGGTTGGCCATTGTTCCCCTAGTGGCTGCGTTTAGTGCCCGCTACCCCAACATCGTCGTTGACCTCACCCTTGGCGATGAAGTGGTCGACATTCTCGGTGGCCAAGCCGACGTGGCGATACGTTTTGGCCATCTGCCCGACAGCCCGTTGACCGCGCGCAGGATTGGCGCCACCGGCCAGGTAGTGGTGGCATCGCCTGAGTACCTCGAGCGCCACGGCAGTCTCCAGGAACCTGAAGACCTCTTGCGGCACAACTGCCTACGCTTCAACTTCCGGCGTGCCGAGCCCAATTGGCCGTTCATCCGCGAGGGACGGGAATTTTCCCTCAAGGTCAGCGGCAACATCGAATGCAGCAGCGGTGAAGCACTGGCGCAGCTTGCGCGAGTCGGTGCCGGCATTGCGCGTATCGGCAGGTTCAGCGTAAATGAGGACCTGCAGCGAGGGGACCTCATACCGCTGCTGGAAGCCTGGAACCCGGGCGATGAAGAACCGATACACGCGCTGTTTGTAGGTGGCTCGACAATGCCGGCGCGGGTGCGGTTATTCGTGGACTTTTTGTTGGAGCATCACCGGATGTAG
- a CDS encoding MFS transporter, translated as MRINPPLVALAMGAFGIGVTEFAPMGMLPGIAADLGVSIPAAGLLVSAYAMGVLLGAPLMSLTTGKIPRRYLLVGLMAIFTLGNLMSALATDYYSLMIARVVTSLNHGAFFGIGSIVAASVVAPDKRAGAVAAMFMGLTLATIGGVPLAAWFGEMFGWRTAFWGITGLGVVAMTALWFALPDLKAPPSAGIMAEIRVLGRGPVLGALALTVVGSGAMFTVFTYIAPILSSETHASTAYITAMLVLFGVGLTLGNMWGGKAADRSIDRTLIVSLSVLILVLLAFTVLMRWPLPAAVAILIWGIASFALVPPLQMRVMEAAKDAPNLASAMNIGAFNFGNAIGAALGGAVINAGLGYPAISLAGAAMAGLGLLMVLAFVWRSRTVVAAVV; from the coding sequence ATGCGTATCAACCCACCACTCGTCGCACTCGCCATGGGTGCCTTTGGCATCGGTGTTACCGAGTTCGCCCCCATGGGCATGCTGCCCGGCATCGCTGCGGACCTCGGCGTTTCCATTCCTGCCGCCGGCCTATTGGTCAGTGCTTACGCCATGGGCGTACTGCTAGGTGCGCCGCTGATGAGCCTGACCACCGGCAAGATACCCCGGCGGTATCTGCTGGTCGGACTCATGGCGATTTTCACCCTCGGTAACTTGATGTCAGCCCTGGCTACCGATTACTACAGCCTCATGATCGCCAGGGTGGTGACCTCACTCAACCACGGTGCGTTCTTTGGCATTGGCTCCATCGTCGCCGCCAGCGTGGTCGCCCCTGATAAACGTGCCGGGGCGGTTGCGGCAATGTTCATGGGGTTGACCTTGGCAACCATCGGTGGTGTGCCGTTGGCCGCCTGGTTTGGCGAAATGTTCGGTTGGCGCACCGCATTCTGGGGAATTACCGGCCTTGGCGTGGTGGCAATGACTGCATTGTGGTTCGCCCTGCCAGACCTGAAAGCGCCGCCGAGCGCTGGAATAATGGCCGAAATCCGAGTACTCGGCCGTGGCCCGGTGCTGGGCGCGCTGGCCCTCACTGTAGTCGGCTCGGGTGCAATGTTTACCGTCTTCACCTACATCGCGCCCATCCTCAGCAGCGAGACCCACGCGTCCACCGCCTACATCACTGCCATGTTGGTGCTGTTTGGTGTGGGACTGACGCTGGGCAACATGTGGGGCGGCAAGGCCGCCGACCGCTCGATAGATCGCACCCTGATCGTTTCGCTGAGCGTGCTGATTCTCGTCTTGCTGGCGTTTACCGTACTGATGCGTTGGCCGCTGCCGGCCGCCGTCGCCATCCTGATTTGGGGTATCGCCAGTTTCGCCTTGGTGCCACCGCTGCAAATGCGCGTCATGGAAGCCGCCAAGGACGCACCTAATTTGGCTTCGGCAATGAACATCGGCGCGTTCAACTTCGGCAACGCGATTGGTGCAGCGCTGGGCGGCGCGGTGATCAATGCCGGTCTGGGTTATCCGGCGATTTCCTTGGCCGGAGCGGCCATGGCGGGTCTGGGACTGTTAATGGTGCTGGCTTTCGTGTGGCGTTCCAGGACTGTTGTAGCTGCGGTGGTGTGA
- a CDS encoding type II toxin-antitoxin system death-on-curing family toxin encodes MELSEISETQEGIRYLTPEALIWINKRLILAQTPGEPIAVIKPNELSSSQQRPAQHRYYTGNQDMFCLAALLMQSLIQNHPFANANKRTAAAAGYMFLLLNGYELTAPGDEFVEIMVGVARHEYDEEDLEDWLAHWSRPFDAGGLNGPSEFLDMFGHIEAMPAC; translated from the coding sequence ATGGAACTGTCGGAAATCAGCGAAACTCAGGAGGGGATCAGGTATCTCACTCCTGAAGCGCTGATCTGGATCAACAAGCGTTTAATCCTCGCTCAGACTCCTGGCGAACCCATAGCGGTTATCAAGCCAAACGAACTGAGCTCATCTCAGCAGCGACCAGCACAGCATCGGTACTACACCGGCAATCAAGACATGTTCTGTCTGGCTGCACTGCTGATGCAAAGCCTTATCCAAAATCACCCATTTGCAAATGCCAACAAGCGAACCGCTGCGGCGGCCGGCTATATGTTTCTGTTGCTGAACGGGTATGAGCTGACGGCGCCAGGTGATGAGTTCGTAGAGATTATGGTTGGCGTCGCGCGCCACGAATATGATGAGGAAGATCTAGAGGATTGGCTCGCACATTGGTCTCGTCCTTTCGATGCTGGTGGCCTGAACGGACCTAGCGAATTTCTTGATATGTTTGGCCATATTGAAGCCATGCCTGCTTGCTGA
- a CDS encoding lysis protein produces MTPGQILAAILLAMAVSAAGAWQVQDWRMGEKLAEQAGLHKDDLAAITNAAAAQARAEQDKRLALEQQLAGQDQQHTRELSDAQRNQAVLRDRLATSDVRLSVLLDAADSASGCNVPAAPGAVGVVHGAARAQLDPAHAQRILAITGDGDQGLIALRACQAYVRAIAR; encoded by the coding sequence GTGACGCCCGGGCAGATCCTGGCCGCGATCCTGCTGGCGATGGCCGTCAGCGCCGCCGGCGCCTGGCAGGTGCAGGACTGGCGGATGGGCGAGAAGCTCGCCGAGCAGGCCGGCCTGCACAAGGATGACCTGGCGGCGATCACCAATGCCGCCGCCGCCCAAGCCCGCGCCGAGCAGGACAAGCGCCTGGCCCTGGAGCAGCAGCTCGCCGGCCAGGACCAACAACACACCAGGGAATTATCCGATGCCCAACGCAACCAGGCTGTTCTGCGCGATCGCCTTGCCACTTCTGATGTCCGGCTGTCAGTCCTTCTCGACGCCGCGGATTCAGCCAGTGGCTGCAACGTGCCTGCCGCTCCCGGCGCCGTCGGCGTGGTTCATGGCGCCGCGCGAGCCCAACTTGACCCAGCGCATGCTCAACGAATTCTCGCCATCACCGGTGACGGCGATCAAGGACTGATCGCGCTGCGGGCGTGCCAGGCTTATGTTAGGGCGATAGCTCGCTGA
- a CDS encoding DUF2313 domain-containing protein, giving the protein MEIRTASDYYAQLVALLPPGPAWDVELLPELRDVLLGTAQELAREDLRLSDLFNEMFPDTVRELVPDWERLMELPDACLGDNPAFEDRQLAVRRRLVEVGGQSRAFFIQLAISQGYPEASITERRAPRFGRSRFGRAHFGTWSAQFMWTLNTGPRRRLGRRFGASFWGERFGMNPNGALECVIRRAAPAHALEFINYEEGV; this is encoded by the coding sequence GTGGAGATAAGAACCGCAAGTGACTATTACGCGCAACTGGTGGCCCTGTTGCCGCCGGGGCCAGCATGGGACGTGGAACTGCTGCCGGAGCTTCGCGACGTGCTGTTAGGCACCGCCCAGGAGCTGGCTCGCGAGGATCTGCGTTTGTCCGATCTGTTCAACGAGATGTTCCCCGACACGGTGCGCGAACTGGTGCCGGACTGGGAACGGCTGATGGAGCTGCCCGACGCATGCCTTGGCGATAACCCGGCATTTGAGGATCGACAGTTGGCGGTGCGCCGCCGTCTTGTCGAGGTCGGCGGGCAAAGCCGGGCGTTCTTTATCCAGTTGGCCATTAGTCAGGGTTACCCCGAGGCGAGCATTACCGAGCGTCGCGCGCCGAGGTTCGGCCGCTCGCGCTTTGGCCGTGCGCACTTCGGTACGTGGTCAGCGCAATTCATGTGGACGCTCAACACAGGCCCGCGCCGCCGCCTGGGCCGCCGCTTTGGCGCCAGTTTTTGGGGTGAGCGCTTCGGGATGAACCCTAACGGCGCGCTCGAATGCGTGATTCGCCGGGCAGCTCCGGCGCATGCGCTGGAATTTATCAATTATGAGGAAGGTGTGTAG
- a CDS encoding baseplate J/gp47 family protein: protein MPFNTPSLPALIARAQGDLAGSSALLRSDAEVLARVSGGAAYGRYGHQAYIAEQILPDTADEDTLRRMARARLKRDQLPAVAAHGPAGFIGSAGRVLDAGTLLRRDDGQQFRVLLPVTLTGAAGVAQLQAVTPGQAGNTPAGTTLRTVSPVLGVSDTFTVQAPGLTAGSEQESLEALRARVVRSYRLVPHGGNKTDYETWALEVPGVTRAWLIRHWAGPGTVAVFIVRDGDINPIPSPEALQQAYDYIEGERPTTAELYVLPPIEKPVQYEVKLSPDSSGIRSAVEAELVDLHKRESDLGVGLLLTHIRAAISGAPGENDHQLLNLFADVPAARNELLTFGGILWR from the coding sequence ATGCCGTTTAATACCCCTTCACTGCCGGCGCTGATTGCGCGCGCCCAGGGCGATCTGGCGGGCTCCAGCGCCTTGCTGCGCTCCGATGCCGAGGTGCTGGCCCGTGTGAGCGGTGGCGCCGCCTACGGTCGCTATGGGCATCAGGCCTACATTGCCGAACAGATATTGCCGGACACGGCCGACGAGGACACGTTGCGCCGCATGGCGCGGGCGCGCCTCAAACGTGACCAGTTGCCGGCGGTGGCGGCGCACGGCCCGGCCGGCTTTATCGGTTCGGCCGGCCGGGTGCTCGATGCTGGCACGCTGTTGCGCCGCGATGACGGCCAACAGTTCCGCGTGCTGTTACCCGTAACGCTGACAGGTGCGGCCGGCGTGGCCCAACTCCAGGCGGTCACGCCCGGCCAGGCCGGCAACACGCCGGCCGGCACCACGCTGCGCACGGTGTCGCCGGTCCTGGGTGTCTCCGACACTTTCACTGTGCAAGCGCCTGGCCTTACCGCCGGCAGCGAACAAGAAAGCCTCGAAGCGCTGCGCGCGCGGGTGGTTCGTTCCTATCGGCTGGTGCCGCATGGAGGCAACAAAACCGATTACGAAACCTGGGCGTTGGAGGTGCCCGGGGTGACACGGGCCTGGTTGATCCGGCATTGGGCTGGCCCTGGCACGGTGGCGGTGTTTATCGTGAGGGACGGTGATATCAATCCGATCCCGTCGCCCGAGGCGCTGCAACAGGCTTACGACTACATCGAGGGCGAGCGCCCAACAACTGCCGAACTGTACGTCTTGCCGCCCATCGAGAAGCCGGTGCAATACGAAGTCAAGCTGTCCCCCGACAGCAGCGGCATCAGGTCGGCCGTGGAAGCGGAGCTGGTGGATCTGCATAAGCGCGAATCTGACCTCGGCGTCGGCCTGCTGCTGACACACATCCGCGCAGCGATCAGCGGCGCGCCCGGCGAGAATGATCACCAGTTGTTGAACCTGTTCGCGGACGTGCCGGCGGCACGCAATGAGCTGCTGACCTTTGGGGGCATCCTGTGGAGATAA
- a CDS encoding phage baseplate assembly protein V, which produces MNLKNLLSRGVVVLVNAASKMQGMQVKLLANEVKDGMEHFEAYGFTSNPLPGAEVLAAFFGGDRSHGVIFCAGDRRYRLQGMEGGEVALYTDEGDKIHLKRNRVIEIETMTLKVKADTAVEFDTPEIRITGKIVSQGDQVAGGISQMHHQHDKVMFGNAVSGEPVAAQA; this is translated from the coding sequence ATGAACCTGAAAAATCTGCTGTCACGCGGGGTCGTGGTGCTGGTCAATGCGGCCAGCAAAATGCAAGGGATGCAGGTTAAGTTGCTGGCCAACGAAGTCAAAGACGGCATGGAGCACTTCGAGGCCTACGGCTTCACGTCCAACCCGCTGCCGGGCGCCGAGGTGCTGGCGGCGTTCTTTGGCGGTGATCGTTCGCACGGAGTGATCTTTTGCGCGGGTGATCGCCGGTATCGCTTGCAGGGCATGGAGGGCGGCGAGGTCGCCTTGTACACCGACGAGGGCGACAAGATTCACCTTAAGCGCAATCGGGTGATCGAAATCGAGACGATGACGCTCAAGGTCAAGGCCGACACGGCGGTCGAGTTCGATACGCCGGAGATCCGCATCACCGGCAAGATCGTTTCGCAAGGCGATCAGGTGGCCGGCGGCATCAGCCAGATGCACCACCAGCACGACAAAGTGATGTTCGGCAACGCCGTCAGCGGTGAGCCCGTGGCGGCGCAAGCATGA